The window TGCAATAACGATACTTATAAATATCAGGCCGGTAATTGTACGTATGATAACTTTTTTCACAGATTAAAATTATGAATCAGTGATTTGGCTTTAATCACATTATCCTGCAAAACATATAATTCAAATTCGCCAAAAAGGTATATAGAATCCTGTTTATTGACAATAAGTGCTTCAATTTCATTTTCCAGAAGCATTCCTTTAATAATTTCAACCTCATAAGACTTATTACTCTCATAAATATTTACCCAGTCACTTCCCATTTTTTTTATTCGAATGTATTATCATCTATTAAGAAAAGAAACAGTTCTCTCGGGCCGTGTGCTCCCATAACCAGAGTTTTTTCTATATCGGCAGTGCGGCTGGGGCCTGATATGACAGAAATCAGGGATGGCAAATTGTCTTTATATTTTTCTGTTATACCTGACAAAGCGTCGGGGAGGTCGGCAACTATCTGAGAAGAATAGGCCACTACAATGTGAGTGTCGGGATAAACAATAAGGCGGCGCCCCGAGGCCTGTGCCGATGAAACCATAATGCTTCCCAGCCTTGCTATGAGAAATTCGCAGAAAGTAATCCCCTGTTCAGCTTCTGTAATTGTATTCACATCCTGATGAAATGGCACACTGGCAACAGTAAGCATCTGCTTGATAATTTCCTCAAAGCAGTAAAGCTGATGCCATTTGTACTCTTCAGCAAAAGCTTTGATGTTATAAAAAAACTCTTTTTCATCAGCACAATAGACAAACTTACCGGCTATCGCAGTGAAAGCTTTAGCGAAAGCTACATCAAGCGGTGCTTCCGGTTGCTTAAATACCTGAGAAGAAAAATCAATTTCGCTGTAAGGGCATTCCGCTTTGTGGATGCCGGCATTTCGTACATTCTTCAATACTTTTTCCCTTGAGGTATATTCTTCCATAGGTGGGGCTTTAACGGTTACTGGTTTTCTTCCCTTGCTTCGTTTTCCGATGTCAATTCCTTATCTTCATTTGCATTTGCTTTTGCTTCTGTTTCTATTTTTATTTCGGGTTTTATTTCTGTGTCTCTTGCTTCCTGAAATAATGATTCAGGTGGCTGCAAATCTTCATTTTCGGGTTCCTGAAATATTTTTGGTTCAGAATTTACATTTTTGGGGGGTCTTGGTTTTCGTTTTGCCTTAGGGGTTTTTGCCTCCTGTTCTGTAGATTTTCTTTTTAATGTAAATTCAATGTCTCTGGCAATATCGTCAATATTGTGGCGGTCGGTAAATTTTCGTTTTCCGAAAATATGCTCCACATCTTCGCGGAATATCACTTCTTTTTCAAGCAGGAGGTTGGCCAGGGCCTTCACCTTTGGTTTATTGTCCCTGATTATCTTTTTTGCTCTTTCATATACGGTTTCCACTATTTTTCGGACCTCTTCGTCAATTGTTTGCGCCGTTGTTTCGCTATATGGTTTTGTAAGTGCATATTCCTGCTGCCCTGAGGAATCATAAAAACTCAGGTTGCCGATTTTTTTATTTAAGCCGTAATACATAACCATGGCGTATGCCTGTTTTGTAACGCGCTCCAGGTCGTTAAGAGCTCCTGTGGATACT is drawn from Bacteroidales bacterium and contains these coding sequences:
- a CDS encoding DUF2007 domain-containing protein; this encodes MGSDWVNIYESNKSYEVEIIKGMLLENEIEALIVNKQDSIYLFGEFELYVLQDNVIKAKSLIHNFNL
- a CDS encoding LUD domain-containing protein — its product is MEEYTSREKVLKNVRNAGIHKAECPYSEIDFSSQVFKQPEAPLDVAFAKAFTAIAGKFVYCADEKEFFYNIKAFAEEYKWHQLYCFEEIIKQMLTVASVPFHQDVNTITEAEQGITFCEFLIARLGSIMVSSAQASGRRLIVYPDTHIVVAYSSQIVADLPDALSGITEKYKDNLPSLISVISGPSRTADIEKTLVMGAHGPRELFLFLIDDNTFE